A genome region from Microbacterium profundi includes the following:
- a CDS encoding alpha-D-ribose 1-methylphosphonate 5-triphosphate diphosphatase → MPLASSSLTNARVVVGDEVIHGSLRIEDGVIAEISDDPTRAGTDLNGDFLMPGIVELHTDQVETHFQPRPKRYWDPITAVIAHDAQMAASGMTTVLDALRIGTGPTDGNRMAANAKMLMDAVIHAAESGLLRADHFVHLRCEVSTADVVEVFDEVGGHDRVRMISLMDHTPGQRQYADVEAFRTYMVGKGRLLETEFDAHVEELHRLSGLYAGRHRKQMAERAGVRSITMAAHDDATQAHVDEASALGVRISEFPTTVDAARAARAAGQLVVSGAPNIVRDGSHSGNVAAVELLRAGLLDILSSDYVPASTLQAAFLLVARGETTLPQASRLLSANPARAIGLDDRGVIETGLRADLIRVHAYEGASSEQHPLGSPVPIVRSVWREGERVA, encoded by the coding sequence ATGCCCCTCGCGTCCTCATCCCTCACCAACGCCCGCGTCGTCGTGGGCGACGAAGTGATCCACGGTTCGCTGCGCATCGAGGACGGGGTCATCGCCGAGATCTCCGACGACCCGACGCGTGCCGGCACCGACCTGAACGGCGACTTCCTCATGCCCGGCATCGTCGAACTGCACACGGATCAGGTCGAGACCCACTTCCAGCCACGGCCGAAGCGCTACTGGGACCCGATCACCGCAGTGATCGCGCATGACGCGCAGATGGCTGCCTCCGGCATGACCACGGTCCTCGACGCACTGCGCATCGGCACCGGCCCGACCGACGGCAATCGCATGGCGGCGAACGCGAAGATGCTGATGGATGCTGTCATCCATGCGGCCGAGTCGGGTCTGCTGCGCGCCGACCACTTCGTGCACCTGCGCTGCGAGGTCTCCACTGCCGATGTCGTCGAGGTCTTCGATGAGGTCGGAGGCCACGACCGGGTGCGGATGATCTCGCTCATGGATCACACGCCTGGGCAGCGTCAGTATGCGGATGTCGAGGCGTTCCGCACGTACATGGTCGGCAAGGGGCGGCTGCTCGAGACCGAGTTCGACGCGCACGTCGAAGAGCTGCATCGGCTGTCCGGGCTCTACGCAGGCCGGCATCGCAAACAGATGGCAGAGCGCGCCGGGGTGCGGAGCATCACCATGGCCGCGCACGACGATGCGACGCAGGCGCACGTGGACGAGGCCTCGGCACTTGGTGTGCGGATCTCGGAGTTCCCGACGACGGTGGACGCGGCGCGCGCCGCTCGCGCAGCGGGGCAGCTGGTCGTGTCCGGCGCGCCGAACATCGTCCGCGACGGGTCGCACTCGGGCAACGTCGCCGCCGTCGAGCTGCTCCGCGCGGGACTTCTCGACATCCTCTCGAGCGACTATGTGCCGGCGAGCACGCTCCAGGCCGCGTTCCTGCTGGTCGCGCGAGGAGAGACGACGCTGCCGCAGGCGTCGCGCCTGCTCAGCGCGAACCCCGCACGCGCGATCGGCCTCGACGACCGCGGCGTCATAGAGACCGGCCTGCGGGCAGACCTGATCCGCGTGCACGCGTACGAGGGGGCGTCGAGCGAGCAGCATCCGCTCGGGTCTCCGGTGCCGATCGTGCGCAGCGTCTGGCGCGAGGGCGAGCGGGTCGCGTGA
- a CDS encoding DUF1045 domain-containing protein — MTRYAVYAVPGLLGESDDPIAAGLRSTVEAWYARPEFHDLTVDARRYGFHATLKAPFRLAGGRTEADLRAAADAFAASHHCVLLPALRPANLGRFRALLPHGDDSAIRMLADEAVRSFDVFRAELDDADIRRRRPETLSARERVLFEQWGYPYVFEEFRFHLTLTDPIPPARESEIDSAIAAHFAKDGHGCDVLLRSIALFIEREPGAPFEVLSAHPLATPSADADLQETA; from the coding sequence ATGACACGGTATGCCGTGTACGCCGTGCCCGGACTGCTCGGCGAGAGCGATGATCCGATCGCCGCGGGCCTGCGGAGCACTGTCGAGGCCTGGTACGCGAGGCCGGAGTTCCACGACCTCACCGTCGACGCGCGCCGCTACGGCTTCCATGCGACCCTCAAGGCGCCGTTCCGCCTCGCGGGCGGACGCACCGAAGCCGATCTGCGGGCGGCCGCCGATGCGTTCGCCGCCTCTCACCACTGCGTGCTCCTCCCCGCGTTGCGACCCGCGAACCTCGGTCGCTTCCGCGCGTTGCTCCCGCACGGCGATGACTCGGCGATCCGGATGCTGGCCGACGAGGCCGTGCGCTCATTCGATGTCTTCCGGGCGGAGCTCGACGATGCCGATATCCGGCGCCGACGACCGGAGACGCTCTCAGCGCGCGAGCGCGTGCTCTTCGAGCAGTGGGGCTACCCGTACGTGTTCGAGGAGTTCCGCTTCCACCTGACGCTGACCGACCCCATCCCGCCGGCGCGCGAGAGCGAGATCGACAGTGCCATCGCTGCGCATTTCGCGAAGGACGGCCACGGTTGCGACGTCCTGCTCCGCTCGATCGCGCTGTTCATCGAGCGCGAGCCTGGTGCGCCGTTCGAAGTGCTCTCCGCCCATCCCCTCGCCACCCCATCCGCTGACGCCGACCTGCAGGAGACCGCCTGA
- the phnL gene encoding phosphonate C-P lyase system protein PhnL, with protein sequence MNPNSDMNPDAVLSVQDVSKSFTLHLQDAQRLPVVNGLTFDVRRGTCVVLGGESGSGKSSVMKMVYGSYGVDAGSILLAHDGEVLDLATAQPRQVLAARRSTMGYVSQFLRAVPRVPAIDVVAEPLVERGAGRDEAREHAGELLARLSIPERLWALPPATFSGGERQRVNIARGFVVERSLLLLDEPTASLDARNRQVVIELVRESVARGVGILAIFHDADVREAVADVTVDVQAFAAPQEPDSDARREADPSREGIAA encoded by the coding sequence ATGAACCCGAACAGCGATATGAACCCGGATGCCGTGTTGAGCGTGCAGGACGTCTCGAAGAGCTTCACACTCCACCTGCAGGACGCACAGCGGCTGCCTGTGGTGAACGGGCTGACCTTCGACGTGCGACGGGGTACCTGCGTGGTGCTGGGCGGCGAGTCGGGATCGGGCAAGAGCTCGGTGATGAAGATGGTCTACGGCAGTTACGGCGTCGATGCCGGAAGCATCCTGCTCGCTCACGACGGCGAAGTGCTCGACCTGGCGACCGCGCAGCCACGACAGGTGCTCGCCGCGAGGCGCTCCACGATGGGCTACGTGAGTCAGTTCCTCCGCGCCGTTCCGCGCGTACCGGCGATCGATGTCGTGGCCGAGCCGCTGGTCGAGCGAGGTGCGGGTCGTGATGAGGCACGCGAGCACGCCGGCGAGCTGCTCGCGCGTCTCAGCATCCCCGAGCGCCTTTGGGCGCTGCCACCCGCCACGTTCTCCGGAGGTGAACGGCAGCGCGTGAACATCGCGCGCGGTTTCGTCGTCGAGCGATCCCTGCTGCTGCTCGACGAGCCGACGGCATCCCTCGACGCCCGCAACCGCCAGGTCGTGATCGAGCTGGTGCGCGAGAGCGTCGCACGCGGCGTCGGCATCCTGGCGATCTTCCACGACGCGGACGTGCGCGAAGCGGTCGCGGACGTGACTGTCGATGTGCAGGCTTTCGCGGCTCCGCAGGAGCCGGACTCCGACGCGCGCCGCGAAGCCGACCCGAGTCGAGAGGGGATCGCCGCATGA
- the phnK gene encoding phosphonate C-P lyase system protein PhnK — MKDDTGTDDEQPLLSVTDAGHAYGDVFGCRSVDFDLWPGEVLAIVGESGSGKSTLLGMLSQRLSIDEGSVQYRTAPDGGPGHAAQLVDLSTLSEREVRRLWRTEWGFVHQNATDGLRMHVSAGGNIGEPLMANGWRHYGRIREQAEQWLARVEIPVHRIDDAPTTFSGGMRQRLQIARNLVFGPRLVFMDEPTSGLDVSVQARLLDLIRSLVADLGLAVVIVTHDLAVARLISHRTLVMKDGVVIESGLTDRVLDDPQAAYTQLLVSSILQD, encoded by the coding sequence GTGAAAGACGACACCGGCACGGACGACGAACAGCCGCTGCTGAGCGTGACCGACGCCGGGCACGCCTACGGCGATGTCTTCGGATGCCGCAGCGTCGACTTCGACCTGTGGCCGGGTGAGGTGCTCGCGATCGTCGGCGAGTCCGGCTCCGGCAAGTCGACTCTGCTCGGAATGCTGTCGCAGCGACTCAGCATCGACGAGGGGAGCGTGCAGTACCGCACCGCTCCCGACGGCGGTCCGGGCCACGCGGCGCAGCTCGTCGACCTCTCGACGCTCAGCGAGCGCGAAGTGCGCCGTCTCTGGCGCACGGAGTGGGGCTTCGTGCACCAGAACGCCACCGATGGCCTGCGGATGCACGTGAGCGCCGGCGGGAACATCGGCGAGCCGCTCATGGCCAACGGGTGGCGTCACTACGGCCGCATCCGTGAGCAGGCCGAGCAGTGGCTCGCCCGCGTCGAGATCCCGGTGCACCGCATCGACGACGCGCCGACGACGTTCTCCGGCGGCATGCGCCAGCGCCTGCAGATCGCGCGCAATCTCGTCTTCGGCCCACGGCTGGTGTTCATGGACGAACCGACGAGCGGGCTCGACGTCTCAGTGCAGGCGCGTCTGCTCGATCTCATCCGCTCGCTCGTGGCCGACCTCGGCCTCGCCGTCGTGATCGTCACGCACGATCTCGCAGTGGCCCGCCTCATCTCGCACCGCACGCTCGTCATGAAGGATGGCGTGGTGATCGAATCCGGGCTGACCGATCGCGTGCTGGATGATCCCCAGGCCGCGTACACCCAGCTCCTCGTCTCATCGATCCTCCAGGACTGA
- a CDS encoding alpha-D-ribose 1-methylphosphonate 5-phosphate C-P-lyase PhnJ: protein MSEPRIVYNEGYLDEQTKRVVRRALLKGAAIPGFQVPFASREVPMPRGWGTGGVQVTASIIGQPDTLKVIDQGADDTTNAVSIRQFFEKVAGAGVTTRTDHATIIQTRHRIPETPLAEGQIIVYQVPIPEPLRFLEPRETETRRLHALEEYGLMYVKLYEDIARYGHFATTYDYPVLVGGRYVMAPSPIPSFDNAKMHQSPALQLFGAGREKRIYVIPPYTDVESLGFEDFPFEPQSFDTPCEICASEGVYLDEVIMDDRGTVMYVCSDTDHCERTAATKGALL, encoded by the coding sequence ATGAGCGAGCCGCGAATCGTCTACAACGAGGGCTACCTCGACGAGCAGACCAAGCGCGTCGTGCGCAGGGCGCTGCTGAAGGGTGCAGCCATCCCCGGCTTCCAAGTACCGTTCGCCTCACGCGAGGTGCCGATGCCGCGCGGCTGGGGCACCGGCGGCGTGCAGGTCACCGCCTCGATCATCGGTCAGCCCGACACGCTCAAGGTGATCGACCAGGGCGCGGATGACACGACCAACGCCGTCTCGATCCGGCAGTTCTTCGAGAAGGTCGCCGGCGCCGGTGTCACGACGCGCACCGATCACGCGACGATCATCCAGACGCGCCACCGCATCCCGGAGACGCCGCTGGCCGAGGGTCAGATCATCGTCTACCAGGTGCCGATCCCCGAGCCGCTGCGCTTCCTCGAACCGCGCGAGACCGAGACCAGACGCTTGCACGCGCTCGAGGAGTACGGTCTCATGTACGTCAAGCTCTATGAGGACATCGCCCGATACGGGCACTTCGCGACGACCTACGACTACCCGGTGCTCGTCGGCGGACGCTACGTCATGGCCCCATCGCCGATCCCGAGTTTCGACAACGCGAAGATGCACCAGAGCCCGGCCCTGCAGCTGTTCGGCGCCGGACGGGAGAAGCGCATCTACGTGATCCCGCCGTACACCGACGTCGAGAGCCTCGGCTTCGAGGACTTCCCGTTCGAGCCGCAGAGCTTCGACACGCCGTGCGAGATCTGCGCGTCGGAGGGCGTGTACCTCGACGAGGTCATCATGGACGATCGCGGCACCGTGATGTACGTGTGCTCCGACACCGATCACTGTGAGCGGACCGCCGCCACGAAAGGGGCCCTGCTGTGA
- a CDS encoding carbon-phosphorus lyase complex subunit PhnI: MYVAVKGGEKAIANAHALLARRGRGEESSARVDYTQVRDQLGVLVSRVMAEGSLYDPDLAAKALLQAQGDVLEAVTLLRSYRTTLPRFGVTVAIDTAGLPPERRVSATFKDIPGGQQLGATFDYTHRLLADELADGIPDDPTTSETSASGGDEQDADTERMPRVTDLLGVDALIEPDRADGEDWTDPDPADLTREPTVYPMSRAERLQALSRGDEGFLLSLGYSTQRGFGRTHPFVGEVRVGEVEIDFDAPEIGHPVPIGRIEVTECQMVSQFVGGADRPAQFTRGYGLVFGRAERKAMSMSLIDRALRHEEFGERADAPAQDEEFVISHADNVQAAGFVEHLKLPHYVDFQGELVLIRRLHEEFNERARGQQP; this comes from the coding sequence ATGTACGTCGCAGTCAAGGGCGGAGAGAAGGCGATCGCCAACGCGCACGCCCTGCTCGCCCGACGGGGACGCGGCGAGGAGTCGTCAGCGCGCGTCGACTACACGCAGGTACGCGATCAGCTGGGCGTGCTCGTCTCACGCGTGATGGCAGAGGGCTCGCTCTACGATCCCGACCTCGCGGCGAAGGCTCTGCTGCAGGCGCAGGGCGATGTGCTCGAGGCCGTCACCCTGCTGCGTTCGTACCGCACGACGCTGCCGCGCTTCGGGGTCACCGTCGCGATCGACACCGCCGGGCTGCCGCCCGAGCGGCGGGTTTCCGCGACGTTCAAGGACATTCCGGGCGGCCAACAGCTCGGCGCCACGTTCGACTACACGCACCGTCTGCTCGCCGACGAACTCGCCGACGGCATCCCCGACGATCCCACGACGTCCGAGACGTCGGCATCCGGTGGCGACGAACAGGACGCCGACACCGAGCGGATGCCGCGCGTCACCGACCTGCTCGGTGTCGACGCGCTCATCGAACCGGATCGTGCGGACGGCGAGGACTGGACCGATCCGGATCCGGCCGACCTCACCCGCGAACCCACCGTCTATCCGATGAGCCGCGCCGAACGCCTGCAGGCGCTCAGCCGAGGGGATGAGGGCTTCCTGCTCTCGCTCGGCTATTCGACTCAGCGCGGCTTCGGGCGCACGCATCCCTTCGTGGGCGAGGTGCGCGTGGGCGAGGTCGAGATCGATTTCGACGCACCGGAGATCGGGCACCCGGTGCCCATCGGGCGCATCGAGGTCACGGAATGCCAGATGGTCAGCCAGTTCGTCGGCGGGGCCGATCGTCCCGCGCAGTTCACCCGCGGATACGGTCTCGTGTTCGGCCGCGCCGAGCGCAAGGCCATGTCGATGTCGCTCATCGACCGTGCCCTGCGGCACGAGGAGTTCGGGGAGCGGGCCGACGCACCAGCCCAGGACGAGGAGTTCGTCATCAGCCACGCCGACAACGTGCAGGCTGCGGGGTTCGTGGAGCACCTCAAGCTCCCGCACTACGTCGACTTCCAGGGCGAGCTGGTGCTCATCCGCCGGCTGCATGAAGAATTCAACGAACGTGCACGGGGGCAGCAGCCATGA
- the phnH gene encoding phosphonate C-P lyase system protein PhnH — MTTRIEARTTALMSAGERHLPGFADPVQDAQHVFRAVLGAFARPTLPQPLEPGITDRVAPLSPGAGALLLALCDEQTPIWLDPALSASDDVCAWLRFHTGVRLVDAPCDALFVVASSPSTVPQLGDLASGTDEEPHRSATVVIDATGARGTGDFVATGPGVNGSVSWDGAGLPSGFLAQWQQNHSHFPRGIDLILVADDSVRALPRSIRLQGAENRSA; from the coding sequence ATGACCACGCGAATCGAAGCGCGCACGACTGCCCTGATGTCGGCCGGCGAGCGGCACCTTCCGGGGTTCGCCGATCCGGTACAGGATGCGCAGCACGTCTTCAGGGCAGTGCTCGGCGCATTCGCGCGTCCGACGCTCCCGCAGCCCCTCGAACCGGGAATCACGGACCGCGTCGCGCCATTGAGCCCCGGCGCGGGAGCGCTGCTTCTGGCACTGTGCGACGAGCAGACCCCGATCTGGCTCGACCCTGCGCTGAGCGCCTCGGATGATGTGTGCGCCTGGCTGCGCTTCCATACCGGCGTTCGCCTGGTGGATGCGCCCTGTGATGCCCTGTTCGTGGTCGCATCCTCACCGTCGACTGTCCCGCAGCTCGGCGATCTCGCATCCGGAACCGACGAAGAACCGCACCGCTCGGCGACCGTCGTGATCGACGCGACCGGCGCTCGGGGTACCGGCGACTTCGTGGCGACCGGTCCCGGCGTGAACGGCTCGGTCTCCTGGGACGGCGCCGGTCTGCCGTCCGGCTTCCTGGCGCAGTGGCAGCAGAACCACTCGCACTTCCCACGCGGCATCGACCTCATCCTCGTCGCCGACGATTCCGTACGAGCCCTGCCCCGCAGCATCCGCCTGCAGGGCGCCGAGAACCGGAGCGCCTGA
- the phnG gene encoding phosphonate C-P lyase system protein PhnG: MDRHDETGPDEAGPDETGPDETARRRTARVLANAAEADLAALWGAWPDQPEIEFVRGPESGLVMAQGRIGGTGDRFNVGEATVSRATVVARGLGPETVGTAYVLGSHPEHAGLAAIFDALLAGDARQRVLDEVIVPLERAQVERDARSRADARSTVVDFFTVARENSGPDFGLEEEDDE, encoded by the coding sequence ATGGATCGGCATGACGAGACGGGGCCGGACGAGGCGGGGCCGGACGAGACGGGGCCCGATGAGACGGCACGACGGCGCACCGCACGCGTGCTCGCCAATGCTGCGGAAGCCGACCTGGCCGCGCTCTGGGGTGCGTGGCCGGACCAGCCGGAGATCGAGTTCGTCCGCGGCCCCGAGTCTGGGCTGGTCATGGCGCAAGGACGCATCGGCGGCACCGGCGACCGGTTCAACGTCGGCGAGGCCACCGTCAGCCGCGCGACCGTCGTCGCACGCGGGCTCGGCCCGGAGACGGTGGGGACCGCGTACGTGCTGGGGAGTCATCCGGAGCACGCGGGTCTCGCCGCGATCTTCGATGCGCTGCTCGCGGGGGACGCGCGCCAACGCGTTCTCGACGAGGTCATCGTGCCGCTCGAGCGGGCACAGGTCGAGCGCGACGCCCGCTCGCGCGCCGACGCCCGCAGCACGGTGGTGGATTTCTTCACCGTCGCGAGGGAGAACTCCGGACCGGACTTCGGCCTCGAAGAGGAGGACGACGAATGA
- the phnF gene encoding phosphonate metabolism transcriptional regulator PhnF, producing the protein MSDATPTRPTGYSAWRLIAEELRADITEGRLQTGDRLPPESALATRFGVNRHTARQALASLAAEGLIESRRGSGTFVTSSAVHVHRIGMRTRLSTSLGNGHQPSGRVIESALETAPAHIARRLGIADDGLAVRVESLRTVDGEPFALGSRWFDAARLPDIAASLRRTSSITAALRASGVDDYVRVSTVVSARHATATESGLLGLCSGAIVLVTEALDALPDGTPLQHLVTRFAAQRVRLDIEHPDPTA; encoded by the coding sequence GTGAGTGATGCGACACCGACCCGGCCGACCGGGTACTCGGCGTGGCGACTCATCGCCGAGGAACTGCGTGCCGACATCACGGAGGGCCGGCTGCAGACCGGCGATCGGCTTCCGCCGGAGAGCGCATTGGCCACGCGTTTCGGCGTCAATCGGCACACCGCGCGGCAGGCTCTCGCTTCTCTCGCGGCCGAAGGCCTGATCGAATCGCGCAGGGGCAGTGGCACGTTCGTCACGAGCAGCGCCGTGCACGTGCACCGCATCGGCATGCGCACACGCCTCTCGACGAGCCTCGGCAACGGTCATCAGCCCTCCGGACGAGTGATCGAGAGTGCGCTGGAGACCGCGCCGGCACACATCGCCCGCAGGCTCGGCATCGCCGATGACGGCCTGGCCGTTCGGGTCGAATCGCTCAGGACCGTCGACGGCGAACCGTTCGCTCTCGGATCACGCTGGTTCGACGCCGCTCGCCTTCCCGACATCGCCGCGTCGCTGCGACGCACCTCGTCGATCACGGCGGCGCTGCGCGCGAGCGGGGTGGACGACTATGTGCGCGTGTCGACAGTGGTCTCCGCGCGGCACGCCACCGCCACAGAGTCGGGGCTGCTCGGACTCTGCTCCGGGGCGATCGTGCTGGTCACAGAAGCGCTCGACGCCCTGCCGGACGGCACGCCTCTGCAGCACCTCGTCACACGATTCGCCGCTCAGCGCGTGCGGCTCGATATCGAGCATCCGGATCCGACCGCGTGA
- the upp gene encoding uracil phosphoribosyltransferase has product MRVHVADHPLITHKLTVLRDVRTPSPVFRQLTEELVTLLAYEATRNVKVSPVEITTPVTTTMGVKISEPRPIVVPILRAGLGMLEGMVKLLPTAEVGFLGMVRDETTFEPTTYAERLPDDLSDRQCFAIDPMLATGGSLGAAIEFLFKRGAQDVTAICLLGTPEGVEAIEKMVGDRDVTLVLGALDERLNEKGYIVPGLGDAGDRLYGTV; this is encoded by the coding sequence ATGCGTGTTCACGTGGCGGACCACCCCCTCATCACCCACAAGCTCACGGTGCTGCGCGATGTGCGCACCCCCTCGCCGGTCTTCCGGCAGCTGACCGAAGAGCTGGTGACGCTGCTCGCCTATGAGGCGACGCGCAACGTCAAGGTGTCACCGGTCGAGATCACCACCCCTGTGACCACCACCATGGGCGTGAAGATCTCCGAGCCGCGCCCGATCGTCGTCCCGATCCTGCGTGCCGGACTCGGGATGCTGGAGGGCATGGTCAAACTCCTCCCCACCGCAGAGGTCGGGTTCCTCGGCATGGTGCGCGACGAGACGACGTTCGAGCCGACGACCTACGCCGAGCGCCTGCCAGACGACCTCAGCGATCGCCAGTGCTTCGCGATCGATCCGATGCTCGCGACCGGCGGATCACTCGGTGCCGCGATCGAGTTCCTGTTCAAGCGCGGCGCGCAGGATGTCACGGCGATCTGCCTGCTCGGCACCCCGGAGGGCGTCGAGGCCATCGAGAAGATGGTCGGCGATCGGGATGTGACTCTCGTGCTCGGCGCGCTGGACGAGCGGCTCAACGAGAAGGGCTACATCGTGCCCGGCCTCGGCGACGCGGGTGATCGCTTGTACGGCACGGTCTGA